The genomic window TTCTCAGCGTAGTAACCAACCCCCGAGTCACGCCCACACTATAACCACAAAACGCAGCTGAACTGCGAAAACTTCCCGCTCGGGGGTAGTGTGCCAGCATCATCAACATGACACAAACACAGATTCGAAATCTCATGCAACGAGGCTGGCGGCCTCAAGACATCGCACACGCCACCGGCCAATGGCCACCGCCCTGCACCACAGCACCTCCCAATGTGCCGCCCGGCGTGCTCGATGCGTGGCTTACCCACCCCCATGGCGCCATTGTCCCAGCACTCACAGGCACGCTTATCGACGCCCCTCTGCTGCATCCCCAAACCCCAGAGAAACCGCCAGCGCTGCGAAGAATCCGTGCGCTCATGCGTCACGCAGACCACACATACAACAACGCCGAAGCACAGGCATTCCGTGCCAAGGCCGAAGCCCTATGCAAGCGCCACAATCTCCCTCCGGTGGTGTGCTCCTTGCCCGGTCCGTCACCCGCTCCGCAACAGGTTAAGGCAGTTAGGATTCACATTTCGTGGCCCCAGCAACTTGCTAGGGGCATGCTCCTCAGGCGACTCGCGCACGCTTCGGGCGCTGTGGCCGTACAACTGCACAGCAGTGGGATTTGGTCGCTCATCGGTGAGATACACGACATAGAGCGGGTCAGGGAATCGCTATACGAGGTGTTACGTTGCCCGTGGCCAAAGATGCAACGCCTGGACCCGGTCATCGCCAGCAACTTACTTCTGGGTGCAGCACAGCATTACTGCAGGCGCCAGCCTCCCGAGCCCACGAAACCGGCAAACTTTGGGTGCCGCATCCGCAGCGGCCCTTACGCTTCGCAACTCGCCATCGTAGAAGCACTTGTCCTCAGCGACATCGTGGAGCCTCCACCGCCGGAAATTCCAGCCTGGCAATCCGTGGGCGCCCGCTGGTATGCCACTCACGTGTGTATGCCCCGCAAACTGGTAGAACTGCACTCATGAGTCTGAAGCAGCAGAAAGAACAAGAGATCAAGTTCGAGGTGGAGGGATCAGTTGGCGACCCCACCTTCGAGGACATTGAGCACGTCGCTACAGCGTCTAAGCCTTCAATAATGGAGCTTGACGCTCGATATTTCGACACCCCCGACCTCACCTTGTCACACGCAAAGATCACCTTGCGCAGGAGAACAGGAGGTAAAGACGCAGGCTGGCACCTGAAAACCAACACTTCCGACGGCAGGCAAGAAACTCACGCGCCTTTGGACTCTAGCGAAGAAAACCAAGTTCCAGATGCACTCCGGCAGCTCGTGGCTGAACACGTGGGCGAAGAACCCCTGGTTGAAATTGCCAGGATTCGCAACCGCCGAGCTGAGACCCTCCTGCTCACCCACGACGGCACCGCCATCGCTGAATTTTGCGACGACCATGTCGAAGCCCAAAACTCGAATGAGCATCACGCGCGTCGCTGGCGTGAGTGGGAGGTAGAGGCTACCCAGCAGGCCCAAGACTTGGGCATCGCAGCAGAAATTCTCGCGAGTGCTCTTGAAGTACTGGGGTCTATGCAAGGCGTAGAAAAAGCCACCAGGGCGTCCAAATTGCAACGAGCATTAGGGCGCGCCTAGTGGCCTGACGCTGAGTGGATGGGTGAGGGCTAGTCCTCCTCGTTCTCCCATTCCGCTTCAGCTTCATCTGCTTCCTCATTGCGCTCGTGCGCGATTTCGAGGGCGTGGCGTGCTTCTTCCTCGGTGTCATAGGGGCCCATGCGATCCATGGAGCTGAACTGCTTGCCTTGGGCCACTTCCCCGGTTTTCAGGTTGTAAAACCACTGTTGATCGATCTCTGCCATCAGATTCCCTTTTCTTCAATACTGACGCTGGCGTTATCAGCCGCGCGCCTCGAATCGTGTTCTTCAACCATCAAGGTACGCAGCTAGATGTTCGCTTGTCCACGCCTCGATCCTTGCAGGCCCTTCCCAGCCTTTAAAATGAAGGTATTACCCCGCAGTCTTGCAGATCTCCTGCGCTGCTGCTTCCCCCACACTTTGAGGAGTTCCATATGGCCTTGTGGCCTGCCAAGCACATTGACGTTGCGGCCATGGCACGCAGCCTCCATGCCTCCTGGGCCACAGATCATGCAGTGGTGGCCAGCGCCCCAGCCACGTGCCCTTACTTGGGCGATCTTAGCGATCATGCAGGCGGCATGGTGCTCCTCGGGCTCACGCAGCAGCGCCTCGCGGTTGCGTGCAGTCCGCGAAGCGATCAGCAAATGCAGGTGCGGGTTGTGCAATTGGGTGCCGAGGGTGAGCAGACAAGCGAGCAAACATATAGCGCTCAAATTGCGGAGTTTCGGGATCTCCACAACGACCAGAAGCTCACCTTCGACCAGGACAACCCTGCACAACGTCTCGCGGTTGTTCTTTTGACACTGATGCACCGCCAGCTCATCAGCCGTGAGACCCCGGGCATGGACGTAACGGTAGTGAGTGCCATCACCCCCGACGCCGGACTGGGCCTTCATGAAGCCTGCGATGTTGCCTTTGCGCTGACGCTCACAGATGAGCCCGAAGAACATCAACTCGGTCCCATGCGCACCAAGCTCGCCGATGTGTGCGCCCAAGCGTCCTCTACGTTCTGCAAACATGCACCCGGGCGGGCCCGTTACATTGCCGCGCTCAGGGGCAAGGGTGAGGTTGTGAACGTGGTTGACTTCGCTGATCACTCCATTACGCACATCAACGCTCCTGATGGTTTCGGATTTGCCACCCGCATCGTCACGGCGCCGAAGGTGCAGTCCAGCCCGGATCTAAGCGCCATGCAGCGCTTTATCGACGACGTTACCGGCGCCTTTGCAGCCCCGAGCTTGCGGCAATTGCCAAATGCGCGGGAGCGAGTACTGGCATGGCTTCGTGCCGTTCATCAGGTGCACCCGAAGTCCCAGGCTCCGAGCGTTGATCAAGCGAGCCGATGGCTGCGCTACTTGGAGCACGAAATTGATAGGACGTTGCGCGCTGCCGCGTCGATTCGTTCGCGCCGAAGTGGCGACATCGTGCCTGCCATGAATGATTCTCACCAGGAGTACCTCAGCCAACTGCTTGACAACGAGCAATTGTCAGCGGTAGCGCAGTTGTGTCTCCAATATGGCGCGCACGCTGCCAGGGCGGTGGAGTCGGGAGTGGTGTGCCTCGTGCCGATTGATCGCGCCGAAGCTTTTTCACAGGAGATAGCCGACGCGGGCCTCGAGCTTGTTTCGGTAGCTCCCGGCGAGACCGCCGAGTTGCACTGAGTATTGAAGGCGAATGAGCCGGCCTATAAGCCGGATTCTGTGCCCGAAATCGGGCGGCGATCATCCATCTAGGGCCGCAGTTGCCTGCGGCCTCAAGCAGCTACCCACGGACGTTGAGGCGAGCCGCCACAATCCGCGCAGGCACACGTGCCAGCAAATCCAATGCCGGATCTGTGTGCGCCCTCTTGCCTTGCCCCCGGTGGGGTTTACCTGGCCAGTTACGTCACCGCAACTGCCGGTGCGCTCTTACCGCACCCTTTCACCCTTACCAGCCTCAAGCTGGCGGTTTACTTTCTGCTGCACTTGCCCTCGGGTTGCCCCGGGTTGCTGTTAGCAACCACCGTGCTCTGTGGGGTCCGGACTTTCCTCGACCCTGCGCCAGCGCACTTAAAGTACCGTTGCGCAGAATCGCGATCGCCCAGCCGGCTCATTCGCGTCCCTTACTGTACACGCACACCTTGAAGGTAGGAGGTGTCGTTCACGAGTCGAACGCATGTGGGGCCGTCGGCATAGAACTCAGCGATGGAAAGCGAGGCCAAATCGAGGTGCATCTTGTGGAACATCGTCCCTGGTGCACCGAGCGCTTCACGAAGCACCGACTTGATCGGTGTGACGTGGCTGACCACCAGGATGGTGCCCGGCCCGAACGTTTCAGCAATGTGGGCGCGAGCCTTTTTCACCCTCCGGAACACTTGGGACAGTGATTCCCCGCCTGGCGGTGCAACGTTAGGGTCGCGCAGCCACTGTTCATGCAGCTCAGGGTCGGCTGCGCGCGCTTCGGCAAAGCTCAGGCCGTCCCAATCACCAAAGTCCATTTCCTGAAGGGCGTCGATGGTGTGCACGGTGAGTCCGAGGACATCGGCAACGGCCTTCGCCGTCTGCTGGCATCGCTCCAGCGGCGAGGCGACAATTGCGTCGATGCCTCCGCGCGCCCCGAGGTGTTGCGCTGCGGCTGCAGCTTGCTGCTGCCCGAGTTCGGTCAGCGGCGGGTTGCCTCTGCCGGAGTAGCGGCGTTGCGCGGACATGGCTGTTTGCCCGTGCCGTAGCAGGAGCAAGCGGGTAGCTTCGGTGGTCGCACCGTTCCACACCTTCGGATCCGATTGTTCCTTTGGTGCTGGCGGCTCTGATTTTTCCGCGTGGGCGTCGATAAGCCCAAAGCCTTCGAGGAATCCTGGTGCAGCACCACGGCCGAGGGCATCCATTGCTTTGTTGGCGAGTTCATCGGCGCGCGAATTGTCTTTGCGAGGCACCCACTGGTACTCCACCTGCTGCATTTCACGTTCGATGGTTTTGCATTGCATGGCGAGTTCGCGCATGTCAGGGTGCTTAATTTTCCAGCGCCCAGACATTTGTTCCACCACGAGCTTGGAGTCCATGCGCACGCTGATGTGCGTTGCCCGAAGTTGCTGCGCGGCTTTGAGTCCGTTGAGCAGCCCGTGGTATTCGGCGACATTGTTCGTGGACTTCCCCACCACATACGCGAGCCTGGCCAGCACCTTCGTGCGATCGGCGTTGAGCACGACAGTGCCTGCGCCGGCGGGGCCCGGGTTGCCGCGCGAACCGCCGTCGGCTTCAATCACCACGTGCAAACTCATGCGCGACCTCGGATTAGGTAGCTGCCGCATTCGCCGCATTCTGGAACCTCGGTGGCTGGTGCTTGGCGGATACGCGAGGCCTCGGCCACGGGCAACATGATGTGGCAGCCACCGCAGGAGCGCCCGTTGAACTTCGCTGCGCCGATGCCATTTTCGCTGCGTCGCTCTTCGTAGGCGGCGAGGATATCGGCGGGCAATTCGCCCTTAAGCTTTTCGACGCGCCCGCGCGCATCCTCCACGGTGGTATCTAGCGGCACGGCGTCT from Corynebacterium gerontici includes these protein-coding regions:
- a CDS encoding bifunctional RNase H/acid phosphatase, producing the protein MHVVIEADGGSRGNPGPAGAGTVVLNADRTKVLARLAYVVGKSTNNVAEYHGLLNGLKAAQQLRATHISVRMDSKLVVEQMSGRWKIKHPDMRELAMQCKTIEREMQQVEYQWVPRKDNSRADELANKAMDALGRGAAPGFLEGFGLIDAHAEKSEPPAPKEQSDPKVWNGATTEATRLLLLRHGQTAMSAQRRYSGRGNPPLTELGQQQAAAAAQHLGARGGIDAIVASPLERCQQTAKAVADVLGLTVHTIDALQEMDFGDWDGLSFAEARAADPELHEQWLRDPNVAPPGGESLSQVFRRVKKARAHIAETFGPGTILVVSHVTPIKSVLREALGAPGTMFHKMHLDLASLSIAEFYADGPTCVRLVNDTSYLQGVRVQ
- a CDS encoding DUF2786 domain-containing protein: MTQTQIRNLMQRGWRPQDIAHATGQWPPPCTTAPPNVPPGVLDAWLTHPHGAIVPALTGTLIDAPLLHPQTPEKPPALRRIRALMRHADHTYNNAEAQAFRAKAEALCKRHNLPPVVCSLPGPSPAPQQVKAVRIHISWPQQLARGMLLRRLAHASGAVAVQLHSSGIWSLIGEIHDIERVRESLYEVLRCPWPKMQRLDPVIASNLLLGAAQHYCRRQPPEPTKPANFGCRIRSGPYASQLAIVEALVLSDIVEPPPPEIPAWQSVGARWYATHVCMPRKLVELHS
- a CDS encoding CYTH domain-containing protein, which produces MSLKQQKEQEIKFEVEGSVGDPTFEDIEHVATASKPSIMELDARYFDTPDLTLSHAKITLRRRTGGKDAGWHLKTNTSDGRQETHAPLDSSEENQVPDALRQLVAEHVGEEPLVEIARIRNRRAETLLLTHDGTAIAEFCDDHVEAQNSNEHHARRWREWEVEATQQAQDLGIAAEILASALEVLGSMQGVEKATRASKLQRALGRA